A single Lactuca sativa cultivar Salinas chromosome 8, Lsat_Salinas_v11, whole genome shotgun sequence DNA region contains:
- the LOC111911301 gene encoding uncharacterized protein LOC111911301 has translation MGDFNAVRRPEERFNSVFCRRTARDFNEFIRDSGLMEPKMGGFRFTCFRDADAKLSKLDRFLHSPCFLDIAFNVTVTTLPRELSDHCPILLSNSRRNFGRPPFKLFSSWMLRDGFEKAFITSWNNFVGFGTPNQYLAAKLKHVKKGIKEWRDTDHPKEEVELRNHKLVVERLDHEAEKRNLTEVELEQRRDNFKKVVEIEKFKALDIKQKSRIKWAVDVDENTIFFHGYVNSNNRKNGIDGIMINGN, from the coding sequence ATGGGGGATTTTAACGCTGTTCGAAGACCTGAGGAGAGGTTTAACTCTGTTTTTTGCCGAAGAACTGCCCGTGATTTCAACGAGTTCATCAGGGACTCTGGATTAATGGAGCCAAAGATGGGAGGATTTCGTTTTACTTGTTTCAGGGATGCCGATGCAAAGCTAAGTAAGCTGGACCGCTTCCTTCACAGCCCCTGTTTCCTTGACATTGCCTTTAATGTTACAGTCACAACATTACCTAGAGAACTATCGGACCATTGCCCGATTCTTCTATCAAACAGTAGACGAAATTTTGGCAGACCCCCATTTAAATTGTTCAGTTCTTGGATGCTTAGAGACGGATTTGAAAAGGCATTCATCACCAGTTGGAACAACTTTGTGGGTTTTGGTACACCAAACCAATACCTAGCTGCCAAGCTAAAACATGTCAAGAAGGGTATTAAGGAATGGAGGGATACTGATCATCCAAAAGAGGAAGTGGAGCTACGTAATCATAAACTTGTTGTCGAAAGATTAGATCATGAGGCAGAAAAGAGAAACCTTACAGAAGTGGAGCTTGAGCAAAGAAGAGATAACTTTAAGAAGGTGGTGGAAATAGAGAAATTCAAGGCGTTAGACATCAAACAGAAATCACGAATCAAATGGGCTGTTGACGTTGATGAGAACACCATATTTTTTCATGGGTATGTGAACAGCAACAACAGGAAAAATGGGATTGATGGTATTATGATAAATGGGAACTAG